A section of the Triticum dicoccoides isolate Atlit2015 ecotype Zavitan chromosome 7A, WEW_v2.0, whole genome shotgun sequence genome encodes:
- the LOC119328800 gene encoding transmembrane protein 230-like, with product MAARRNIPYSVLPTEDRDEDNIDRRFTYTPKSLRRILSKSIALALFLLFLGSSLLFLSYFIFTGHMEGDSTQVYGLLFLGILAFLPGFYETRVAYYSWRGAPGYTFASIPDY from the exons ATGGCGGCCAGACGCAACATTCCTTATTCTGTTCTTCCTACGGAGGACAGGGATGAGGACAATATTGACCGTCGGTTCACATACACCCCAAAATCCTTGAGGAGGATCCTATCGAAGTCGATTGCCCTAGCattattcctcctcttcctgggaaGCTCTCTTCTGTTCCTTTCGTATTTTATATTCACAGGTCACATGGAGGGTGATAGCACTCAGGTGTATGGTCTATTGTTCCTGGGTATCCTTGCCTTTCTTCCTG GATTTTATGAGACCCGAGTTGCATACTATTCATGGAGAGGAGCACCAGGGTACACCTTTGCGTCCATTCCAGATTATTAG
- the LOC119328799 gene encoding tryptophan synthase beta chain 2-like isoform X1, with protein MATALRPPRLPAVPEQASSLHRLPKHRVAVTGRRSFAARAGSYPGNVGVPKQWYNLIADLPVKPPPMLHPGTHQPLNPSDLAPLFPDELIRQELTEERFIDIPDEVRDVYELWRPTPLIRAKRLEKLLGTPAKIYYKYEGTSPAGSHKGNTAVPQAWYNAAAGVKNVVTETGAGQWGSALSFASTLFGLNCEVWQVRASYDQKPYRRLMMETWGAKVHPSPSDVTEAGRRLLAADPSSPGSLGMAISEAVEVAATNADTKYCLGSVLNHVLLHQTVIGEECLEQLAAIGDTPDVVIGCTGGGSNFGGLAFPFMREKLAGRMNPQFRAVEPAACPTLTKGVYAYDYGDTAGLTPLMKMHTLGHDFVPDPIHAGGLRYHGMAPLISHVYELGFMEAMSIQQTECFEAALQFARTEGIIPAPEPTHAIAAAIREALECKRTGEEKVILIAMCGHGHFDLAAYDRYLRGDMIDLSHSSEKLKESLGAIPKV; from the exons ATGGCCACCGCCCTCCGCCCTCCCCGGCTCCCAG CAGTCCCGGAGCAGGCTTCCTCGCTTCATCGCCTACCAAAGCACAGAGTCGCTGTCACCGGGCGTAGGAGCTTCGCCGCCAGGGCCGGCTCGTATCCAGGCAACGTGGGCGTCCCGAAGCAATGGTACAACCTCATCGCCGACCTGCCGGTGAAGCCGCCGCCGATGCTGCACCCGGGGACGCACCAGCCGCTCAACCCCAGCGACTTGGCCCCTCTCTTCCCCGACGAGCTGATCCGGCAGGAGCTCACGGAGGAGCGCTTCATCGACATACCCGACGAGGTCCGGGATGTCTACGAGCTCTGGCGCCCCACGCCGCTGATCAG GGCCAAGAGGCTGGAGAAGCTGCTCGGCACGCCGGCGAAGATCTACTACAAGTACGAAGGCACTAGCCCGGCGGGGTCGCACAAGGGCAACACCGCCGTGCCGCAGGCGTGGTACAACGCCGCGGCGGGGGTCAAGAACGTGGTCACCGAGACCGGCGCCGGCCAGTGGGGCAGCGCGCTCTCCTTCGCCAGCACCCTCTTCGGCCTCAACTGCGAGGTGTGGCAGGTGCGCGCGTCCTACGACCAGAAGCCGTACCGGAGGCTGATGATGGAGACGTGGGGCGCCAAGGTGCACCCGTCGCCGTCCGACGTGACGGAGGCCGGCAGGAGGCTCCTGGCGGCGGACCCGAGCAGCCCGGGGAGCCTCGGGATGGCCATCTCCGAGGCGGTGGAGGTCGCGGCCACCAACGCCGACACCAAGTACTGCCTCGGCAGCGTGCTCAACCACGTCCTGCTGCACCAGACCGTCATCGGCGAGGAGTGCCTGGAGCAGCTGGCGGCCATCGGCGACACCCCGGACGTCGTCATCGGCTGCACCGGCGGCGGCTCCAACTTCGGCGGGCTCGCCTTCCCCTTCATGCGCGAGAAGCTGGCCGGCAGGATGAACCCGCAGTTCAGGGCCGTGGAGCCCGCCGCGTGCCCCACGCTCACCAAGGGCGTCTACGCCTACGACTACGGCGACACGGCCGGGCTGACGCCGCTGATGAAGATGCACACCCTCGGCCACGACTTCGTCCCCGATCCCATCCATGCAG GTGGGCTTCGCTACCATGGAATGGCGCCTCTTATCTCCCATGTGTATGAGCTCGGGTTCATGGAGGCCATGTCCATACAGCAAACTGAGTGCTTCGAAG CTGCATTACAATTTGCACGGACGGAGGGCATCATCCCGGCGCCGGAGCCGACGCACGCGATCGCGGCGGCGATCAGGGAAGCGCTGGAGTGCAAGAGGACCGGGGAGGAGAAGGTCATCCTCATCGCCATGTGCGGCCACGGCCACTTCGACCTCGCCGCCTACGACCGGTACCTGAGAGGCGACATGATTGATCTCTCACACTCCTCTGAGAAGCTCAAGGAGTCTCTGGGTGCCATTCCCAAAGTTTGA
- the LOC119328799 gene encoding tryptophan synthase beta chain 2-like isoform X2, with the protein MATALRPPRLPVPEQASSLHRLPKHRVAVTGRRSFAARAGSYPGNVGVPKQWYNLIADLPVKPPPMLHPGTHQPLNPSDLAPLFPDELIRQELTEERFIDIPDEVRDVYELWRPTPLIRAKRLEKLLGTPAKIYYKYEGTSPAGSHKGNTAVPQAWYNAAAGVKNVVTETGAGQWGSALSFASTLFGLNCEVWQVRASYDQKPYRRLMMETWGAKVHPSPSDVTEAGRRLLAADPSSPGSLGMAISEAVEVAATNADTKYCLGSVLNHVLLHQTVIGEECLEQLAAIGDTPDVVIGCTGGGSNFGGLAFPFMREKLAGRMNPQFRAVEPAACPTLTKGVYAYDYGDTAGLTPLMKMHTLGHDFVPDPIHAGGLRYHGMAPLISHVYELGFMEAMSIQQTECFEAALQFARTEGIIPAPEPTHAIAAAIREALECKRTGEEKVILIAMCGHGHFDLAAYDRYLRGDMIDLSHSSEKLKESLGAIPKV; encoded by the exons ATGGCCACCGCCCTCCGCCCTCCCCGGCTCCCAG TCCCGGAGCAGGCTTCCTCGCTTCATCGCCTACCAAAGCACAGAGTCGCTGTCACCGGGCGTAGGAGCTTCGCCGCCAGGGCCGGCTCGTATCCAGGCAACGTGGGCGTCCCGAAGCAATGGTACAACCTCATCGCCGACCTGCCGGTGAAGCCGCCGCCGATGCTGCACCCGGGGACGCACCAGCCGCTCAACCCCAGCGACTTGGCCCCTCTCTTCCCCGACGAGCTGATCCGGCAGGAGCTCACGGAGGAGCGCTTCATCGACATACCCGACGAGGTCCGGGATGTCTACGAGCTCTGGCGCCCCACGCCGCTGATCAG GGCCAAGAGGCTGGAGAAGCTGCTCGGCACGCCGGCGAAGATCTACTACAAGTACGAAGGCACTAGCCCGGCGGGGTCGCACAAGGGCAACACCGCCGTGCCGCAGGCGTGGTACAACGCCGCGGCGGGGGTCAAGAACGTGGTCACCGAGACCGGCGCCGGCCAGTGGGGCAGCGCGCTCTCCTTCGCCAGCACCCTCTTCGGCCTCAACTGCGAGGTGTGGCAGGTGCGCGCGTCCTACGACCAGAAGCCGTACCGGAGGCTGATGATGGAGACGTGGGGCGCCAAGGTGCACCCGTCGCCGTCCGACGTGACGGAGGCCGGCAGGAGGCTCCTGGCGGCGGACCCGAGCAGCCCGGGGAGCCTCGGGATGGCCATCTCCGAGGCGGTGGAGGTCGCGGCCACCAACGCCGACACCAAGTACTGCCTCGGCAGCGTGCTCAACCACGTCCTGCTGCACCAGACCGTCATCGGCGAGGAGTGCCTGGAGCAGCTGGCGGCCATCGGCGACACCCCGGACGTCGTCATCGGCTGCACCGGCGGCGGCTCCAACTTCGGCGGGCTCGCCTTCCCCTTCATGCGCGAGAAGCTGGCCGGCAGGATGAACCCGCAGTTCAGGGCCGTGGAGCCCGCCGCGTGCCCCACGCTCACCAAGGGCGTCTACGCCTACGACTACGGCGACACGGCCGGGCTGACGCCGCTGATGAAGATGCACACCCTCGGCCACGACTTCGTCCCCGATCCCATCCATGCAG GTGGGCTTCGCTACCATGGAATGGCGCCTCTTATCTCCCATGTGTATGAGCTCGGGTTCATGGAGGCCATGTCCATACAGCAAACTGAGTGCTTCGAAG CTGCATTACAATTTGCACGGACGGAGGGCATCATCCCGGCGCCGGAGCCGACGCACGCGATCGCGGCGGCGATCAGGGAAGCGCTGGAGTGCAAGAGGACCGGGGAGGAGAAGGTCATCCTCATCGCCATGTGCGGCCACGGCCACTTCGACCTCGCCGCCTACGACCGGTACCTGAGAGGCGACATGATTGATCTCTCACACTCCTCTGAGAAGCTCAAGGAGTCTCTGGGTGCCATTCCCAAAGTTTGA
- the LOC119329507 gene encoding UPF0690 protein C1orf52 homolog isoform X1 codes for MKRAAPSEEPVELSSGDDLSSDSDDEAGNGKGENSFRLPMSSKSTAPAKASMLKKKPGGVDFSALSRHGYRGGPSILTVAPPKVEPNWTWSTGKDRNEKEVLTESFEERERTRAAVTEGEKLIGVMNPQPRQTEKEKDAASFSQKEKRKRDRGQASRGKNYVEEEKRLLRGSGVYSGFDT; via the exons ATGAAGAGGGCCGCGCCGTCGGAGGAGCCGGTGGAGCTCTCTTCGGGCGACGACCTGAGCTCGGATTCCGACGATGAGGCCGGGAACGGGAAAGGCGAGAACTCCTTCCGGCTGCCCATGTCCTCCAAATCTACAGCTCCAGCAAAAG CATCTATGTTGAAGAAGAAACCTGGTGGTGTGGATTTCAGTGCTTTGAGCCGGCACGGGTATCGTGGCGGACCATCTATACTGACAGTTGCTCCTCCAAAGGTTGAACCTAACTGGACTTGGTCCACTGGGAAAGATCGCAACGAGAAGGAAGTTCTAACCGAGTCTTTTGAAGAGCGGGAACGCACAAGGGCTGCAGTAACTGAAGGAGAGAAGCTTATCGGTGTGATGAACCCCCAACCAaggcagaccgagaaagagaaggaTGCTGCTTCATTCTCACAGAAGGAGAAGCGGAAGAGAGACCGCGGGCAGGCCAGCAGGGGGAAGAACTACGTTGAGGAGGAGAAGCGGCTCCTGAGGGGGAGTGGTGTCTACTCTGGCTTCGATACTTGA
- the LOC119329507 gene encoding protein RDM1-like isoform X2 → MKRAAPSEEPVELSSGDDLSSDSDDEAGNGKGENSFRLPMSSKSTAPAKGALIRRAEMYQEYMKHIPIPDHCSSLIPSTSWLGLGRSVKQLYEQPLHYLTNILLRQWDQQRVGSDNEHQPLDAIIHPMKAQALIWATEEVHRLTTSSDHLEKLWAKDPMYHANIDPVFPSLKLH, encoded by the exons ATGAAGAGGGCCGCGCCGTCGGAGGAGCCGGTGGAGCTCTCTTCGGGCGACGACCTGAGCTCGGATTCCGACGATGAGGCCGGGAACGGGAAAGGCGAGAACTCCTTCCGGCTGCCCATGTCCTCCAAATCTACAGCTCCAGCAAAAG GTGCATTGATCAGGAGGGCTGAAATGTATCAAGAGTACATGAAGCACATCCCAATTCCTGATCACTGCAGCTCCTTGATCCCATCCACATCATGGCTGGGACTCGGAAGATCGGTGAAGCAGTTGTACGAGCAGCCCTTGCATTACCTCACCAACATCCTCTTGAGACAGTGGGATCAACAGAGGGTTGGGAGCGATAATGAGCACCAGCCTCTGGATGCTATCATTCACCCTATGAAAGCTCAGGCCCTCATTTGGGCCACTGAAGAAGTCCATAGGCTGACCACCTCTAGTGACCACTTAGAGAAGCTCTGGGCCAAAGACCCCATGTATCATGCTAACATAGATCCAGTGTTCCCTTCCCTAAAGTTGCATTAG